The Saccharomonospora glauca K62 genome has a segment encoding these proteins:
- a CDS encoding acetyl-CoA C-acetyltransferase — protein MSTEAFIYEAIRTPRGKNKGGSLHGTKPIDLVVGLINELKARHPGLDPALIDDIILGVVSPVGDQGADIARAAAIAAGLPDTVAGVQINRFCASGLEAVNQAAQKIRAGWDDLVIGGGVESMSRVPMGSDGGAMFTDPATNYDSYFVPQGIGADLIATVEGFSREDVDAYAVRSQQRAEAAWSGGYFAKSVVPVKDINGVTILDHDEHRRPGTTMEALAKLRPAFADLGDFAGFDAVALQKYHWIEKINHVHTGGNSSGIVDGAALVLVGSEEIGKRIGMEPRARIVATAVTGSDPTIMLTGPTPATEKVLAKAGLTVDDIDLFELNEAFAAVVLKWMKDLNLPEEKVNVNGGAIAMGHPLGATGAMILGTMVDELERRQARRALVTLCIGGGMGLATIIERV, from the coding sequence GTGAGTACAGAGGCGTTCATCTACGAGGCGATCCGCACGCCTCGTGGCAAGAACAAGGGCGGTTCCCTCCACGGAACCAAGCCGATCGACCTGGTGGTCGGCCTGATCAACGAGCTGAAGGCGCGGCACCCGGGGCTCGACCCCGCGCTGATCGACGACATCATCCTCGGCGTCGTCTCGCCGGTCGGTGACCAAGGCGCCGACATCGCCCGCGCGGCCGCCATCGCGGCCGGCCTGCCCGACACGGTCGCGGGCGTGCAGATCAACCGCTTCTGCGCCTCGGGGTTGGAAGCCGTCAACCAGGCCGCGCAGAAGATCCGGGCGGGGTGGGACGACCTCGTGATCGGCGGTGGTGTCGAGTCGATGTCGCGCGTGCCGATGGGCTCCGACGGCGGCGCGATGTTCACCGACCCCGCCACCAACTACGACTCCTACTTCGTGCCGCAGGGCATCGGTGCCGACCTGATCGCCACGGTCGAGGGCTTCTCCCGTGAGGACGTCGACGCCTATGCCGTGCGGTCGCAGCAGAGGGCCGAGGCCGCGTGGTCGGGTGGCTATTTCGCCAAGTCCGTGGTGCCGGTCAAGGACATCAACGGCGTGACCATCCTCGACCACGACGAGCACCGCCGCCCCGGCACCACGATGGAGGCGCTGGCCAAGCTGCGCCCCGCGTTCGCGGACCTGGGCGACTTCGCCGGTTTCGACGCCGTGGCGCTGCAGAAGTACCACTGGATCGAAAAGATCAACCACGTGCACACCGGCGGCAACTCGTCGGGCATCGTCGACGGTGCCGCGCTCGTGCTGGTGGGTAGCGAGGAGATCGGCAAGCGCATCGGCATGGAGCCGAGGGCGCGCATCGTGGCCACCGCGGTCACCGGTTCCGACCCGACGATCATGCTGACCGGCCCGACGCCCGCCACCGAGAAGGTGCTCGCCAAGGCCGGCCTCACGGTCGACGACATCGACCTGTTCGAGCTGAACGAGGCGTTCGCCGCGGTCGTCCTCAAGTGGATGAAGGACCTGAACCTCCCGGAGGAGAAGGTCAACGTCAACGGCGGTGCCATCGCCATGGGTCACCCGCTGGGCGCCACCGGCGCGATGATCCTGGGCACGATGGTGGACGAACTGGAGCGCCGCCAGGCCCGGCGCGCGCTCGTGACGCTGTGCATTGGCGGTGGCATGGGCCTCGCCACGATCATCGAGCGCGTGTGA
- a CDS encoding acyl-CoA dehydrogenase family protein, whose translation MGFGLAALNRLAGSPLLDRTGLRKPVEKIVATATREGFRVAGAAQRTFKATTRLVKPARLASAPDTGLFDLTPDDEQQMIVDTVGEFAAEQLRPAAAEADDKLAPPDGLLARAAELGLTAVGIPEEVGGFGTQRSAVTNVLVAEALAHGDLGLAVAVLAPSAVSNVLVRHGDAHQQSTYLPAFTGEDVPTAALALQENAPLFDVFSPKTTARRTPGGYRIDGVKALVPRAAQAELFIVSANLEGPKGYGPALFVVESGTKGVSIEAEPAMGLRGAATGKLVLENVSLPASALIGGGNREVFTDVVRSSRLAWAALACGTAKAVLDYVIPYVNEREAFGEPISHRQGVAFQVADIGIELEGMRLVTLRAASRMDQGKSHAREVALARKLATDKGMQIGSAGVQLLGGHGFIKEHPVERWYRDLRAIGVMEGVVTA comes from the coding sequence ATGGGCTTCGGTCTCGCGGCGCTCAACCGGCTCGCCGGCAGCCCATTGCTCGACCGCACCGGACTACGCAAACCCGTGGAGAAGATCGTGGCCACGGCCACGCGCGAGGGTTTCCGGGTAGCGGGCGCGGCACAGCGAACGTTCAAGGCGACCACCCGGCTCGTCAAACCCGCACGGCTGGCTTCCGCCCCGGACACGGGGCTGTTCGACCTGACCCCGGACGACGAACAGCAGATGATCGTCGACACGGTCGGGGAGTTCGCCGCCGAGCAGCTCCGCCCCGCGGCGGCCGAGGCCGACGACAAGCTCGCGCCTCCCGACGGACTGCTCGCGCGGGCAGCGGAACTGGGGCTGACGGCGGTCGGCATCCCGGAGGAAGTCGGCGGTTTCGGCACCCAACGGTCGGCCGTCACCAACGTGCTCGTCGCGGAGGCCCTCGCCCACGGTGATCTGGGCCTGGCCGTGGCCGTGCTCGCGCCGTCGGCGGTGAGCAACGTGCTCGTCCGCCACGGCGACGCCCACCAACAGTCCACCTACCTGCCCGCGTTCACCGGCGAGGACGTCCCCACCGCGGCACTGGCGTTGCAGGAGAACGCCCCGCTGTTCGACGTGTTCTCTCCGAAGACCACCGCGCGCCGCACCCCCGGCGGCTACCGCATCGACGGGGTGAAGGCCCTCGTGCCGCGCGCGGCGCAGGCGGAGTTGTTCATCGTGTCGGCGAACCTCGAAGGCCCCAAGGGGTACGGTCCGGCACTGTTCGTCGTCGAGTCGGGCACCAAGGGCGTGTCGATCGAGGCCGAACCCGCGATGGGACTTCGCGGGGCCGCCACCGGCAAGCTCGTGCTGGAGAACGTGTCTCTGCCCGCGAGCGCGCTGATCGGCGGCGGAAACCGCGAGGTGTTCACCGATGTCGTGCGCTCCTCCCGCCTGGCGTGGGCGGCGCTCGCGTGCGGCACCGCGAAGGCCGTGCTCGACTACGTCATCCCGTACGTCAACGAGCGCGAGGCGTTCGGCGAACCCATCAGCCACCGGCAGGGCGTGGCCTTCCAGGTTGCCGACATCGGTATCGAGCTGGAGGGCATGCGGCTGGTGACGCTGCGTGCGGCGTCCCGGATGGACCAGGGCAAGTCCCACGCCCGCGAGGTGGCGCTCGCGCGCAAGCTCGCCACCGACAAGGGCATGCAGATCGGTAGCGCCGGCGTCCAGCTGCTCGGCGGGCACGGCTTCATCAAGGAACACCCGGTGGAGCGCTGGTACCGCGACCTGCGCGCGATCGGCGTCATGGAAGGGGTCGTCACGGCATGA
- a CDS encoding acetolactate synthase large subunit, which yields MAMNGAQSLIHTLVDADVDVCFANPGTSEMHFVTALDDVPQIRGVLGLSEGVVTGAADGYGRMAGKPAATLLHLGPGLANGLANLHNARRANTPIVNIIGDHATYHKKFDAPLESDIEALAGSLNGWVRRSASAADVGADVAAAVAAAQDAPGRVATLILSADVSWGEGGVPATAVTPRAPRPVASDVVKAVAEVLRGDEPVALLVGGAACREAGLRALSRIAKATGAKPFAETFPARIERGAGLPNIERLGYLAEQVTYQLDGVRHVVVAGTRAPVSFFAYPGKASDLVPEGARVHTLAEAGDDVVAALEELADEVAADVEPDLAPAQRPELPTGDLTPQNWVQVIGALLPEGAIVSDEANTSGLLVPMATAGSPRHDVLTLTGGAIGQGIPVATGAAIAAPDRPVINLESDGSALYTIQALWTQARENLNVTTVVLNNRAYAILRLELQRVGAESSGPKARGLLDLSTPDLDFVRMAEGFGVPATRARTAEELADQFRRAVAEPGPHLIEAMVPPLL from the coding sequence ATGGCCATGAACGGTGCCCAGTCGCTGATCCACACACTCGTCGACGCCGACGTGGACGTGTGCTTCGCCAATCCGGGGACGTCCGAGATGCACTTCGTCACCGCGCTCGACGACGTCCCCCAGATCCGGGGTGTGCTCGGGCTGTCCGAAGGGGTGGTCACCGGTGCCGCCGACGGGTACGGCCGCATGGCGGGCAAGCCCGCCGCGACGCTGCTGCACCTCGGCCCCGGACTCGCCAACGGGCTCGCGAACCTGCACAACGCCCGCCGCGCGAACACGCCGATCGTCAACATCATCGGGGACCACGCCACCTACCACAAGAAGTTCGACGCGCCCCTGGAGTCGGACATCGAGGCCCTCGCCGGTTCGTTGAACGGCTGGGTCCGGCGCTCGGCGAGCGCGGCCGACGTCGGCGCCGATGTCGCGGCGGCGGTCGCCGCGGCGCAGGACGCCCCCGGCCGGGTGGCGACGTTGATCCTGTCCGCCGACGTGTCCTGGGGCGAGGGAGGCGTGCCCGCCACCGCGGTGACTCCCCGTGCTCCGCGTCCGGTGGCGTCGGACGTGGTGAAGGCGGTCGCCGAGGTCCTGCGCGGGGACGAACCCGTGGCACTGCTGGTCGGTGGAGCCGCCTGCCGCGAAGCGGGGCTGCGCGCGCTGAGCCGGATCGCGAAGGCCACCGGGGCCAAGCCGTTCGCGGAGACGTTCCCCGCCCGGATCGAACGCGGTGCGGGGCTGCCCAACATCGAGCGGCTCGGCTACCTCGCCGAGCAGGTCACCTACCAGCTCGACGGGGTGCGGCACGTCGTCGTCGCGGGCACTCGGGCGCCCGTGTCGTTCTTCGCCTATCCGGGCAAGGCGAGCGATCTGGTGCCGGAAGGCGCGCGCGTCCACACATTGGCCGAGGCGGGTGACGACGTCGTCGCGGCGCTGGAGGAGCTGGCCGACGAGGTGGCGGCGGACGTCGAACCGGATCTCGCCCCCGCCCAGCGGCCGGAGCTTCCCACCGGGGATCTGACGCCGCAGAACTGGGTCCAGGTAATCGGCGCGCTCCTACCCGAGGGCGCCATCGTCTCCGACGAGGCCAACACGTCCGGGCTGCTGGTGCCGATGGCCACCGCGGGGTCTCCCCGGCACGACGTGTTGACGTTGACCGGTGGCGCGATCGGGCAGGGGATACCGGTGGCCACGGGCGCGGCCATCGCGGCACCCGACCGGCCGGTGATCAACCTCGAGTCCGACGGCAGCGCGCTCTACACCATTCAAGCGCTGTGGACCCAGGCTCGGGAGAACCTCAACGTCACCACGGTGGTGCTCAACAACCGGGCCTACGCCATCCTCCGGCTGGAGTTGCAGCGGGTCGGCGCGGAGTCCTCGGGCCCGAAGGCGCGAGGACTGCTCGATCTGTCCACACCGGACCTGGACTTCGTGAGAATGGCCGAGGGCTTCGGGGTCCCGGCGACTCGCGCGCGGACGGCCGAGGAGCTGGCCGACCAGTTCCGCCGCGCGGTGGCCGAACCCGGCCCGCACCTGATCGAAGCGATGGTCCCGCCCCTGCTCTGA
- a CDS encoding 3-hydroxyacyl-CoA dehydrogenase NAD-binding domain-containing protein has product MTEAKTIRWEKDSDGIVVLTLDDPKQSANTMNADFRESLRVIVDRLEEEKDSITGVVLTSAKKTFFAGGDLNDLIKATPADAEAITEMTNAMKQDLRRLETLGKPVVAAINGAALGGGLEIALACHHRIVADVKGVQIGLPEVTLGLLPGGGGVVRTVRLLGIQNAVLNVLVQGQRYRPAKALELGLVHELVGSVDELLPKAKEWIKANPEAQQPWDAKGYKIPGGSPSNPKFAANLPAFPATLRKQLKGAPMPAPRAILATAVESAQVDIDTAFKIETRYFVNLVTGQVAKNMTKAFFFDLQHINSGGSRPEGYDKYTARKVGVLGAGMMGAAIAYVCAKAGIDVVLKDVSKENAEKGKDYARKLEEKALKRGKTTEEKSKALLDRIVTTGDAADFAGVDFVIEAVFESTELKHKVFAEIEKIVEPDAVLGSNTSTLPITTLAEGVERQEDFIGIHFFSPVDKMPLVEIIRGEKTSDATLAKVFDFTLQIRKTPIVVNDSRGFFTSRVIGTFLNEAVAAVGEGVEPATIEQAGAQAGYPAPPLQLMDELTLTLPRKIRNETKAAVEAAGGTWTPHPSEAVIDRMLDEFDRKGRSSGAGFYEYDENGKRVRLWPGLREAFNSGSGDVPFKDLQERMLFAEALETVKCFDEGVLNSVQDANIGSIFGIGFPAWTGGVIQYINQYEGGLKGFVARARELAERYGSHFEPPASLVEKAEKGEIFE; this is encoded by the coding sequence ATGACTGAAGCCAAGACCATCCGCTGGGAGAAGGACTCCGACGGCATCGTCGTGCTCACGCTCGACGACCCGAAGCAGTCGGCCAACACGATGAACGCCGACTTCCGGGAGTCGCTGCGTGTGATCGTCGACCGCCTGGAGGAGGAGAAGGACTCCATCACCGGTGTGGTGCTGACCTCGGCGAAGAAGACGTTCTTCGCGGGCGGCGACCTCAACGACCTCATCAAGGCCACCCCGGCCGACGCCGAGGCCATCACCGAGATGACCAACGCGATGAAGCAGGACCTGCGTCGGCTGGAGACCCTGGGCAAGCCCGTGGTCGCCGCGATCAACGGCGCGGCCCTGGGCGGCGGCCTGGAGATCGCGCTGGCCTGCCACCACCGCATCGTCGCCGACGTGAAGGGTGTCCAGATTGGACTGCCCGAGGTGACCCTCGGCCTGCTGCCCGGTGGCGGTGGTGTCGTGCGCACCGTGCGGTTGCTCGGCATCCAGAACGCCGTGCTGAACGTGCTGGTGCAGGGCCAGCGGTACCGGCCCGCCAAGGCTTTGGAACTCGGCCTCGTGCACGAGCTCGTGGGCTCGGTCGACGAGCTGCTGCCCAAGGCCAAGGAGTGGATCAAGGCCAACCCCGAGGCCCAGCAGCCGTGGGACGCCAAGGGCTACAAGATTCCCGGTGGCTCGCCGTCGAACCCGAAGTTCGCCGCGAACCTGCCCGCGTTCCCGGCCACGCTGCGCAAGCAGCTCAAGGGCGCGCCGATGCCCGCGCCGCGCGCCATCCTCGCCACCGCGGTGGAGAGCGCGCAGGTGGACATCGACACCGCGTTCAAGATCGAGACGCGGTACTTCGTCAACCTCGTCACCGGCCAGGTCGCGAAGAACATGACGAAGGCGTTCTTCTTCGACCTGCAGCACATCAACTCCGGTGGCTCGCGGCCCGAGGGCTACGACAAGTACACCGCTCGCAAGGTCGGTGTGCTCGGTGCAGGCATGATGGGTGCCGCCATCGCGTACGTGTGCGCGAAGGCCGGCATTGACGTCGTCCTCAAGGACGTCTCCAAGGAGAACGCCGAGAAGGGCAAGGACTACGCCCGCAAGCTGGAGGAGAAGGCCCTCAAGCGCGGCAAGACCACCGAGGAGAAGTCCAAGGCGCTGCTCGACCGCATCGTCACCACCGGTGACGCGGCCGACTTCGCCGGCGTCGACTTCGTGATCGAGGCCGTCTTCGAGAGCACCGAGCTCAAGCACAAGGTGTTCGCCGAGATCGAGAAGATCGTCGAACCCGATGCGGTGCTCGGCTCCAACACCTCCACGCTGCCCATCACCACGCTCGCCGAGGGCGTGGAGCGGCAGGAGGACTTCATCGGCATCCACTTCTTCTCGCCGGTGGACAAGATGCCGCTCGTGGAGATCATCCGCGGGGAGAAGACCTCCGACGCCACACTGGCGAAGGTCTTCGACTTCACGCTGCAGATCCGCAAGACCCCGATCGTCGTCAACGACAGCCGGGGCTTTTTCACCAGCCGCGTGATCGGCACGTTCCTCAACGAGGCCGTCGCCGCGGTCGGCGAGGGCGTGGAGCCCGCCACCATCGAGCAGGCCGGTGCGCAGGCCGGGTACCCGGCGCCGCCGCTGCAGTTGATGGACGAGCTGACGCTGACGCTGCCGCGCAAGATCCGCAACGAGACGAAGGCGGCCGTGGAGGCGGCGGGCGGCACGTGGACGCCGCACCCGTCCGAGGCCGTCATCGACCGGATGCTCGACGAGTTCGACCGCAAGGGCCGCTCGTCCGGGGCCGGGTTCTACGAGTACGACGAGAACGGCAAGCGGGTCCGGTTGTGGCCGGGGCTGCGGGAGGCCTTCAACAGCGGCAGCGGCGACGTGCCGTTCAAAGATCTCCAGGAGCGGATGCTGTTCGCCGAGGCGCTGGAGACCGTCAAGTGCTTCGACGAGGGCGTGCTCAACTCGGTGCAGGACGCCAACATCGGGTCGATCTTCGGTATCGGGTTCCCCGCCTGGACCGGTGGTGTGATCCAGTACATCAACCAGTACGAGGGCGGGCTGAAGGGCTTCGTCGCGCGGGCGCGTGAACTCGCCGAGCGCTACGGCAGCCACTTCGAGCCGCCGGCCTCGCTGGTGGAGAAGGCCGAGAAGGGCGAGATCTTCGAGTAA
- a CDS encoding TetR/AcrR family transcriptional regulator → MSGDSSRNRRPRDRKAQLAAVASELFRQRGYHGVGINDIAAAAGVTGPALYRHFADKQAILAHVLLTGLRDMERATEAALDDERQTESYESIRELLANLAARSVERRDVAALWRWEGRHLDAEAQHQIRRRSTAMLAAWAKVLLRKRPELSPDDAELLCWATLSVFGSVSVHRTTLPKRRFTELLTTLALRVLHVDLPEATEPEPTNPNPPPALALGPPSRREQVLTAATELFHKRGFTDVSMEDIGKAAGIAGPSVYRHFPSKAALLAAIGRRAGDRLMVAADHALRRSAPPDEREALRRLADSYVRTLTGPPELLVAFSVDRVHIDEKDKPELLRIQRDYVAQWVRLLEAVHPELDTREAKITVHAALTIANDLTRTRRVASRPNLVVELTTLLHAVLGLD, encoded by the coding sequence ATGAGTGGTGACAGCAGCAGGAACAGGCGTCCACGCGACCGCAAGGCCCAGCTCGCGGCGGTCGCGTCCGAGCTGTTCCGGCAGCGCGGCTATCACGGCGTGGGCATCAACGACATCGCCGCGGCGGCGGGCGTGACCGGCCCCGCCCTCTACCGCCACTTCGCCGACAAGCAGGCGATCCTCGCCCACGTCCTGCTCACGGGTCTGCGGGACATGGAGCGGGCCACCGAAGCCGCGCTCGACGACGAGCGGCAGACCGAGTCGTACGAGAGCATCCGCGAGCTGCTGGCCAACCTCGCGGCTCGCTCCGTGGAGCGCAGGGACGTCGCCGCGTTGTGGCGCTGGGAGGGCCGCCACCTCGACGCCGAGGCCCAACACCAGATCCGGCGGCGCTCCACCGCCATGTTGGCGGCGTGGGCGAAGGTGCTCCTGCGTAAACGCCCGGAGTTGTCCCCCGATGACGCCGAGCTGCTGTGCTGGGCGACGTTGTCGGTGTTCGGCAGCGTGTCCGTTCACCGCACCACACTTCCCAAGCGCCGCTTCACCGAACTGCTCACCACGCTGGCGCTGCGAGTCCTGCACGTGGACCTGCCCGAAGCCACCGAGCCCGAGCCGACGAACCCGAACCCGCCGCCCGCGCTGGCCCTGGGCCCACCGTCGCGGCGCGAACAGGTGCTCACCGCGGCCACTGAGCTGTTCCACAAGCGCGGCTTCACCGACGTCAGCATGGAGGACATCGGCAAGGCCGCCGGCATCGCCGGGCCCAGCGTGTATCGACACTTCCCCAGCAAGGCGGCCCTGCTCGCGGCCATCGGCAGACGCGCGGGAGACCGGCTCATGGTCGCCGCCGACCACGCGTTGCGCCGAAGCGCCCCGCCCGACGAACGGGAGGCGTTGCGCCGGCTCGCCGACTCCTACGTCCGGACCCTGACCGGCCCACCCGAGCTGCTCGTGGCGTTCTCGGTGGACCGCGTGCACATCGACGAGAAGGACAAGCCGGAGCTGCTGCGCATCCAGCGCGACTACGTGGCGCAGTGGGTGCGACTGCTGGAGGCGGTCCACCCCGAACTGGACACACGCGAGGCGAAGATCACCGTTCACGCGGCGTTGACCATCGCCAACGACCTCACGCGCACCCGGCGAGTCGCCTCGCGGCCGAATCTGGTGGTGGAACTGACCACGCTGCTCCACGCGGTGCTCGGTCTCGACTGA